From Candidatus Eremiobacterota bacterium, a single genomic window includes:
- a CDS encoding cache domain-containing protein — MSETTSPAEAPQSEEKQRSLSRVFLILTIISFAVFCFLLYFFEKSKIEAERKAKKASINDTRLIAGKIQKKLSLIENEVKALASDPRLMGLDDEALRKRLEGILSGHPRVFRAGIAYGPFAKSEAQRLYAPHSSRERGGGKFYDGGALEDYTTMEWFQNPYIHGAQWSVPYLDKVTNSMMIDYACPLPKTADGGSPGVIRVSLPADGLNDLISSSMTGNVAYMFLINQKGIFVYAPVPELVTKRISIFDFARETKQPEVAEASRLALNNERFQFQGFDKDIRQVVWIFFESVPSAGWRLGSVFMSHQFSINETTRRRLSILMALAAASFLFFLSMLLLRAYRFETASLWGGSIIFSLLCIAATCYIWSIELNLSPYHNDRTRIITNNLGLYSFLNEYREFSRETRRTAPIFIPTGLSIQSLEFKGANNVAITGYLWQKYRKGDQDGLARGFTFPEAQTLKIQEAYRDSSNDIETVGWQFEAEVREYFDYMKYPFDRPDIWLWIRHREHYRNVIAVPDIASYNFLSPFLLPGIQEGLVLPGYTHLVSYFEMTPVSSTTNLGIVSNSPGVVYPELYYHLIEKRNFATPFVSKIFPLLIMLSMLFVVQLTFTTEEERRKSFGLSGLGVVGTAITFFFSTILSQSNLRSELAVTGITFIENFYFITYFVLLEVVIIAFLFTGKSESRFIHYEHCLIPKLLYWPSIMFLVLLISLVSFF, encoded by the coding sequence ATGAGCGAGACAACCTCTCCCGCTGAAGCACCCCAGAGCGAGGAAAAGCAAAGATCCCTGTCGCGTGTTTTCCTGATCCTCACTATTATAAGCTTCGCTGTATTCTGCTTTCTTCTGTATTTCTTTGAAAAAAGCAAGATCGAGGCAGAGCGGAAGGCAAAAAAAGCCTCGATTAACGACACGCGGTTGATTGCAGGGAAGATTCAAAAGAAACTCTCCCTTATAGAAAATGAGGTGAAGGCCCTGGCATCGGATCCCCGGCTCATGGGACTTGATGACGAAGCTCTGCGCAAGCGCCTGGAAGGCATTCTTTCAGGGCACCCAAGGGTATTCCGCGCGGGGATAGCCTATGGTCCCTTCGCGAAGTCTGAGGCGCAGCGGCTTTACGCTCCCCACAGCAGCCGTGAAAGAGGGGGGGGGAAATTCTATGACGGGGGAGCCCTTGAGGACTACACCACCATGGAATGGTTTCAGAACCCCTATATTCACGGCGCGCAATGGTCTGTGCCTTACCTGGACAAGGTGACAAACAGCATGATGATTGATTATGCCTGTCCTCTCCCGAAAACAGCCGATGGCGGCAGCCCGGGGGTGATCCGGGTGTCGCTTCCCGCTGATGGGCTCAATGACCTGATAAGCTCTTCCATGACGGGAAATGTGGCTTACATGTTTCTTATCAACCAGAAAGGCATATTTGTATATGCCCCCGTTCCCGAGCTCGTGACAAAAAGGATCTCCATCTTTGATTTTGCCAGGGAGACGAAGCAGCCTGAGGTTGCTGAGGCAAGCAGGCTGGCCCTGAACAACGAGCGCTTCCAGTTCCAGGGCTTTGACAAGGACATAAGGCAGGTAGTCTGGATTTTCTTTGAGTCTGTGCCTTCAGCAGGGTGGCGGCTGGGCTCGGTGTTCATGTCCCATCAGTTCAGCATCAACGAGACCACCCGCAGGCGCCTCAGCATTCTTATGGCACTGGCTGCGGCGTCTTTTCTCTTCTTCCTTTCAATGCTTCTTCTCAGGGCCTACAGGTTCGAGACAGCATCGCTCTGGGGAGGCTCCATCATATTCTCGCTCCTCTGCATAGCCGCTACCTGCTATATCTGGTCTATTGAGCTCAACTTGTCGCCCTATCACAATGACAGAACCAGGATAATCACCAATAACCTCGGCCTGTATTCTTTTCTCAACGAATACAGGGAATTCTCGAGGGAGACGCGGAGAACCGCGCCGATCTTCATCCCCACGGGCCTTTCGATTCAGTCGCTGGAGTTCAAGGGCGCCAATAATGTCGCCATAACGGGGTATCTCTGGCAGAAATACCGGAAAGGGGATCAGGACGGCCTTGCCAGGGGCTTCACTTTCCCCGAGGCTCAGACCCTGAAAATCCAGGAGGCCTACCGCGACAGCAGCAATGACATTGAGACGGTGGGCTGGCAGTTTGAGGCCGAGGTGAGGGAATATTTTGACTACATGAAGTATCCTTTCGACAGGCCGGACATCTGGCTCTGGATAAGGCACAGGGAGCATTACAGGAACGTCATTGCCGTGCCTGACATTGCCTCATACAACTTCCTCTCCCCCTTCCTGCTGCCCGGGATACAGGAAGGCCTTGTGCTGCCCGGATACACGCACCTTGTGAGCTATTTTGAAATGACGCCTGTGTCAAGCACCACCAATCTGGGCATTGTGAGCAACAGCCCCGGGGTGGTCTACCCTGAGCTATATTATCACCTCATCGAGAAGCGGAACTTCGCGACGCCTTTTGTCTCAAAGATCTTCCCCCTGCTCATCATGCTCTCCATGCTTTTCGTGGTGCAGCTCACCTTCACTACGGAAGAGGAGAGAAGGAAGTCCTTCGGCCTGAGCGGCCTGGGCGTCGTGGGCACAGCCATCACCTTCTTCTTCTCCACCATTCTCTCCCAGTCCAACCTGAGAAGCGAGCTGGCCGTCACCGGCATCACCTTCATAGAGAACTTTTATTTCATCACGTACTTCGTGCTTCTTGAGGTCGTCATCATCGCCTTCCTGTTTACCGGGAAGAGCGAGAGCAGGTTCATCCACTACGAGCACTGCCTCATCCCCAAGCTTCTTTACTGGCCCAGCATCATGTTTCTTGTGCTGCTCATAAGCCTCGTGAGCTTTTTTTAA
- a CDS encoding PilZ domain-containing protein, whose amino-acid sequence MSHRTDRRKFPRTPMLSLAFLELDGKESVIPGIVVDVSLGGMKILTQMPVECDGDLAIVIEYEGKKRLSIPGRLMWQQKMEVLRQFSFGIEHINGVEFKLPPEEIREIVFEELL is encoded by the coding sequence ATGAGTCACCGCACCGACAGGAGAAAGTTTCCTCGCACTCCAATGCTTTCCCTTGCGTTTCTCGAGCTGGACGGCAAGGAAAGCGTCATCCCGGGAATTGTGGTGGACGTGAGCCTGGGTGGCATGAAGATACTCACCCAGATGCCTGTCGAATGCGACGGGGACCTCGCCATAGTCATTGAATACGAGGGAAAAAAGAGGCTTTCCATACCCGGGAGACTCATGTGGCAGCAGAAAATGGAAGTCCTCAGGCAGTTCAGCTTCGGCATCGAGCACATAAATGGCGTGGAGTTCAAGCTTCCGCCGGAAGAGATTCGCGAGATTGTCTTTGAGGAGCTTCTGTAA
- a CDS encoding tetratricopeptide repeat protein: MMSMNKKILIGLFLAVFIALLYQYFNFQYSDLKTMNTVLAISAMLLAVSLSEGYRESKDLYKNLLSEADWYFKNNNAMRARQIFESLVKIKPRSYEALLGLGQCNRILREVRTAEQIFKRAIKLEPERHEAYLFLGITQFNMKQTGEALMAFKKAKMLHPFDADVYYFMAKLYERLRDSEDAISHYKAYLELNPNTRNGVEVTERIKRLEAGIATPAEV, translated from the coding sequence ATGATGAGCATGAACAAGAAGATACTCATAGGGCTGTTTCTGGCAGTTTTTATCGCTCTGCTCTATCAGTATTTCAACTTTCAATACAGCGATCTCAAGACTATGAATACCGTACTTGCCATATCGGCGATGCTCCTTGCGGTATCCCTCTCCGAGGGATACCGGGAGAGCAAGGATCTCTATAAAAACCTTCTCTCCGAGGCCGACTGGTACTTTAAGAACAATAATGCCATGAGGGCACGACAGATTTTCGAGTCCCTCGTGAAAATAAAGCCCAGGTCCTACGAGGCCCTTCTCGGTCTGGGCCAGTGCAACAGGATTCTGAGAGAGGTAAGAACGGCTGAGCAGATCTTCAAGAGGGCCATAAAACTGGAGCCTGAACGCCATGAAGCATATCTCTTCCTTGGTATCACGCAGTTCAATATGAAGCAGACCGGCGAGGCGCTCATGGCATTCAAGAAGGCAAAGATGCTCCATCCTTTCGATGCCGACGTCTACTATTTCATGGCGAAGCTCTATGAAAGGCTCAGGGACAGCGAAGACGCCATCTCCCACTACAAGGCTTACCTCGAGCTGAATCCCAATACCAGGAACGGCGTGGAAGTCACCGAGAGGATCAAGCGTCTCGAGGCCGGCATCGCAACTCCCGCGGAAGTCTGA
- a CDS encoding aminotransferase class III-fold pyridoxal phosphate-dependent enzyme, which yields MQKQAEKLNLTRSMELYEEARDLSPGGMMGIRRPYNFVPGEYPVFIREGRGGSIIDVDGNEYIDMLCAYGPIILGYVEPEINEAVMEQMKRGFCFSLVQEWQNRLLRRLRELVPCAEMGILVKTGSDATSCAVRIARGYTGRDLIIRCGYHGWHDWCVEVHGGVPKKVYEDVHEFHYNDAEGLKKLLEEHKGSVACVIITPVGHPLNAPVEAPKPGFLEEVRELATAYGVVLVFDEIRTGFRLSIGGAQKRYGVTPDLAVFGKAMANGYPISAVVGKREIMKMAEKEVFISSTFFPNSLEMVAALKCIEILEREKVCDKIWERGERFLARLREMASKLPYRVTVSGIPPMPFITFDRDDENLYKERRTKFYTGAIRRGLFIQPFHHWYICYRHSEEDLARALSIIEESLKEA from the coding sequence ATGCAGAAACAGGCGGAAAAACTGAATCTCACCCGCTCCATGGAGCTCTACGAAGAGGCCAGGGACTTGAGCCCCGGCGGAATGATGGGCATCAGGAGGCCCTACAATTTCGTCCCCGGTGAATATCCCGTCTTTATCCGCGAGGGAAGGGGAGGCTCCATCATCGATGTCGATGGAAACGAGTACATCGACATGCTCTGCGCTTACGGCCCCATCATCCTCGGCTACGTGGAGCCCGAGATAAACGAGGCCGTCATGGAGCAGATGAAGCGCGGCTTCTGTTTTTCCCTTGTCCAGGAGTGGCAGAACAGGCTGCTCAGGCGCCTCCGTGAGCTTGTCCCCTGCGCGGAAATGGGGATCCTTGTCAAGACCGGATCTGATGCCACTTCATGCGCCGTGCGCATCGCCCGCGGCTATACGGGCCGCGACCTGATCATCCGCTGCGGCTATCACGGCTGGCACGACTGGTGCGTGGAAGTCCATGGCGGGGTGCCGAAAAAGGTCTACGAGGATGTCCATGAGTTTCACTATAACGATGCAGAAGGCCTCAAAAAGCTTCTTGAGGAGCACAAAGGGAGCGTGGCCTGCGTCATCATCACGCCTGTGGGCCATCCTCTCAATGCGCCCGTCGAGGCTCCGAAGCCGGGGTTCCTCGAGGAGGTACGGGAGCTTGCCACGGCCTACGGTGTGGTCCTTGTCTTTGATGAGATAAGAACAGGCTTCAGGCTCAGCATCGGGGGCGCCCAGAAGCGCTATGGCGTCACTCCGGACCTCGCAGTCTTCGGGAAGGCCATGGCGAACGGCTATCCCATCTCTGCCGTCGTGGGGAAGCGCGAGATAATGAAAATGGCAGAGAAGGAGGTCTTCATCTCCTCGACATTCTTCCCCAACAGCCTCGAGATGGTGGCCGCCCTCAAATGCATAGAGATCCTGGAGCGTGAAAAAGTGTGCGACAAAATATGGGAGCGCGGAGAGCGTTTCCTGGCGCGCCTCAGGGAGATGGCCTCGAAGCTCCCCTACAGGGTGACAGTCTCGGGAATCCCCCCCATGCCCTTCATCACCTTTGACCGCGATGACGAGAACCTCTACAAGGAACGCAGGACAAAGTTCTACACGGGCGCAATCCGCCGGGGCCTCTTCATCCAGCCCTTCCACCATTGGTACATCTGCTACCGCCACAGCGAGGAAGACCTGGCAAGGGCCCTTTCAATAATTGAGGAGTCGCTCAAAGAGGCATAA
- a CDS encoding DUF45 domain-containing protein produces MKVEVKRSARRRKTISARIIDNRLVLQIPATLTKKEESIWVERMRARLEGKQKELEEREQRKLDLLASEMNQRYLGGKARPRSLVYSSRQKTIFGSCSYRSGHIRISRRVRNFPRWVLSYVVLHELAHLIYPDHSRRFWELLKAYRYTERARAFLSGYRFGAAGRAT; encoded by the coding sequence ATGAAGGTTGAAGTGAAAAGGAGCGCCCGGCGCAGGAAGACCATATCGGCGCGCATCATTGACAACAGGCTTGTGCTGCAGATCCCTGCAACGCTCACCAAGAAGGAAGAGAGCATCTGGGTGGAGCGGATGCGCGCGCGCCTGGAGGGAAAGCAGAAGGAGCTCGAGGAGCGGGAGCAGCGCAAGCTTGATTTACTCGCCTCCGAGATGAATCAGCGGTACCTGGGGGGGAAGGCCCGGCCCCGCTCGCTTGTATATTCCTCAAGGCAGAAAACCATTTTCGGGAGCTGCTCGTACCGGTCGGGCCATATAAGGATTTCCCGGAGGGTGAGGAATTTTCCCCGCTGGGTCCTCTCCTACGTGGTGCTCCACGAGCTTGCCCATCTTATTTATCCTGATCACTCCAGAAGATTCTGGGAGCTTCTCAAGGCCTATCGTTACACCGAGCGGGCCAGAGCTTTCCTGTCAGGCTACAGATTCGGGGCGGCAGGGCGGGCCACCTAG
- the deoD gene encoding purine-nucleoside phosphorylase — MSIHMAAKMGDIAPAVLLPGDPLRARYIAEHFLENAVCYNEIRSMLGYTGAYKGKRVSVQGTGMGIPSLAIYVEELLRDYGCRTLIRVGSCGTIQEGIHIRDIILVMGASTDSQINKITFKGQDYAATADFELLKRAHDYAAGRGIPVKVGNVMSTDTFYNQDKDFYEVWRKHGILAYEMESSALFTLAARYGAKSLTILTVSDSILSGEEMTAEERERTLATMCEVALNTV, encoded by the coding sequence ATGAGCATTCATATGGCGGCAAAGATGGGCGATATAGCCCCGGCAGTGCTGCTCCCCGGCGATCCACTCAGGGCAAGATACATTGCCGAGCATTTCCTGGAAAACGCGGTGTGTTACAATGAGATACGCTCCATGCTGGGCTACACCGGCGCTTATAAGGGGAAGCGTGTTTCCGTGCAGGGCACCGGCATGGGTATTCCCTCTCTCGCCATCTACGTGGAGGAGCTCCTGCGCGATTATGGGTGCCGGACCCTTATCAGGGTGGGCTCCTGCGGGACAATTCAGGAAGGCATTCATATCAGGGATATCATCCTGGTCATGGGAGCCTCGACAGACTCGCAGATCAACAAGATCACCTTCAAGGGGCAGGACTATGCGGCGACGGCGGACTTTGAGCTGCTGAAAAGGGCCCATGACTATGCCGCAGGTCGCGGGATACCGGTGAAAGTCGGGAACGTGATGAGCACCGACACCTTTTATAACCAGGACAAGGACTTTTACGAAGTATGGAGAAAGCACGGCATCCTTGCCTATGAGATGGAATCTTCAGCCCTTTTCACATTGGCAGCGCGCTATGGCGCCAAAAGCCTCACGATCCTCACGGTGAGCGACAGCATCCTGTCAGGCGAGGAAATGACGGCCGAGGAGAGGGAGCGGACCCTGGCTACCATGTGCGAGGTCGCCCTCAACACCGTGTAG
- a CDS encoding response regulator, with the protein MKRILVVDDNDQNRYMLGALLRGKGYEVVMAADGIEALNALDAIRDTPPDLIITDILMPGMDGYTLCRKCKADEHLCRIPLVFYTATYTDSKDEEFALSLGAARFIIKPEEPEVLMRMLEEVIEEQQALPHALPPEPYLEESVYLKNYSERLIHKLEDKLKQLESAKNHLELEVTERKMIEEALKQSEKKLKIRARIADAFLTVPDEDIFAAVLKIALEVMESEVGIFGYIDRNGSLVVPSMAGTLLNLSHEKSRNIVIPRNAWGESLWSQSVKEGKASHSNQLIPISEGHIPIRRYISMPVTHQEKVIGLLFVANKETDYGREDIQLLENIVTVLAMILSVRLTHEREREERALLENQLRQASKMEAVGRLAGGMAHDLNNILQVMSLSSGLLMNRLPAYSDTYEFAEEIYRSVERASALTSQLLAISRRQILKKEDLALNEAVRDMIRMIKRVIGEDIEVRLIEGDSLDNVYADRGQMEQILLNLCVNARDAMPEGGVLTIETKNVMKKSEAGEPRLLPSQSRYILLTVTDTGCGMDKETQGRIFEPFYTTKEAGKGTGLGLPTVYGIVQQHQGEIQVSSEVGRGTTFQVFLPSTEKSEASIRAEAFARSRGGTETILVAEDYETVRKLAANILEGAGYRVLMAADGVEALEISKKYQGDIHLALVDMVIPKMGGKALYEVLHKEQPGLRFLFSSGYATSPLHLEFLQKEKVMLIQKPYAPSTLLARIREVLSPP; encoded by the coding sequence ATGAAAAGGATTCTCGTGGTAGATGACAACGATCAGAACCGTTACATGCTTGGAGCTCTCTTGAGGGGCAAAGGTTATGAGGTGGTGATGGCGGCCGATGGCATCGAGGCGCTCAATGCTCTTGATGCCATCCGGGATACTCCTCCGGATTTAATAATCACCGACATCCTGATGCCGGGAATGGACGGGTACACGCTCTGCCGCAAATGCAAAGCCGACGAGCATCTCTGCAGAATCCCCCTTGTTTTCTACACGGCCACCTATACCGATTCAAAAGACGAGGAGTTCGCACTGAGCCTTGGGGCCGCGCGCTTCATCATAAAGCCTGAAGAGCCGGAAGTGCTTATGCGCATGCTTGAAGAAGTCATTGAGGAGCAGCAGGCCTTACCCCATGCCCTGCCGCCCGAACCTTACCTGGAAGAGTCGGTGTACCTGAAAAATTACAGCGAGAGGCTCATCCACAAGCTGGAAGACAAGCTCAAGCAGCTTGAGTCTGCCAAGAATCATCTTGAGCTCGAGGTCACTGAGCGGAAGATGATCGAGGAAGCCTTGAAGCAGTCCGAGAAAAAACTGAAGATAAGGGCCAGGATCGCCGATGCTTTTCTTACGGTCCCCGATGAGGATATATTCGCAGCAGTGCTGAAGATCGCCCTGGAAGTCATGGAGAGTGAAGTGGGGATCTTCGGTTATATTGACAGGAACGGGTCACTGGTTGTTCCCTCCATGGCAGGGACCCTCCTGAATCTCAGCCATGAAAAGAGCAGGAATATAGTCATTCCCCGAAATGCCTGGGGTGAAAGCCTCTGGTCACAGTCAGTGAAGGAGGGGAAGGCATCCCACTCAAACCAGCTCATTCCAATCTCCGAGGGACACATCCCAATCAGGAGATACATCAGCATGCCCGTGACGCACCAGGAAAAGGTCATCGGGCTGCTGTTTGTTGCCAACAAGGAGACAGACTATGGCAGGGAAGATATCCAGCTTCTTGAAAACATCGTCACGGTGCTGGCCATGATACTCAGCGTGCGCCTTACCCATGAGAGGGAGCGGGAAGAGCGCGCCCTCCTTGAAAACCAGTTGAGGCAGGCTTCGAAAATGGAGGCTGTCGGGCGGCTTGCGGGAGGCATGGCCCACGACCTGAACAACATCCTTCAGGTCATGAGCCTTTCCAGCGGCCTGCTCATGAACCGCCTGCCGGCATACAGCGATACATATGAGTTTGCCGAGGAGATTTACAGGAGCGTCGAGCGTGCCTCGGCACTGACAAGCCAGCTGCTTGCTATCAGCCGCCGCCAGATACTGAAGAAGGAAGATCTGGCTCTCAACGAGGCGGTCCGCGACATGATAAGGATGATAAAGCGCGTAATCGGTGAAGACATTGAGGTGAGGCTTATAGAAGGCGACAGCCTGGATAACGTCTATGCCGACAGGGGGCAGATGGAGCAGATACTTCTCAATCTCTGCGTAAACGCGCGGGATGCCATGCCCGAAGGCGGGGTCCTCACCATAGAGACAAAGAACGTGATGAAGAAGAGCGAGGCGGGCGAACCCCGCTTATTACCGTCACAGAGCCGGTATATCCTTTTAACGGTCACTGATACCGGCTGCGGGATGGACAAAGAGACCCAGGGACGTATTTTTGAGCCTTTCTATACCACGAAAGAAGCGGGAAAGGGGACAGGGCTTGGGCTGCCGACAGTCTATGGGATCGTGCAGCAGCACCAGGGTGAAATCCAGGTATCAAGCGAAGTGGGCAGGGGAACAACGTTCCAGGTATTCCTCCCGAGTACCGAAAAGTCTGAAGCTTCAATAAGGGCAGAGGCATTTGCCAGGTCCAGGGGGGGCACCGAGACAATTCTCGTGGCAGAGGACTATGAAACCGTGAGGAAACTGGCGGCGAATATCCTTGAGGGCGCGGGGTACAGGGTCCTGATGGCGGCTGATGGCGTTGAGGCTCTGGAAATATCGAAAAAATACCAGGGTGATATTCACCTTGCGTTAGTGGATATGGTCATACCGAAGATGGGGGGAAAAGCCCTCTACGAAGTATTGCATAAGGAGCAGCCTGGTCTTCGTTTTCTCTTTTCGAGCGGCTATGCCACGAGCCCTCTCCACCTGGAATTCCTGCAGAAAGAGAAAGTGATGCTGATCCAGAAACCTTATGCGCCCAGCACCCTGCTGGCCAGAATCCGCGAGGTCCTTTCTCCCCCTTAA
- a CDS encoding response regulator, with product MKKKVLVIEDNEQNLYLVTFILEKSGYEVVQARDGNEGIRLASQVIPDMILLDIQLPGMDGYEVAQALRADPALAEIPIVAVTSYAMVGDRERALEAGCSGYVEKPINPDTFIADIEKYLHGAEQKGQKGQ from the coding sequence ATGAAAAAGAAAGTACTGGTAATAGAAGATAACGAGCAGAACCTTTACCTGGTGACGTTTATCCTTGAGAAGAGCGGATATGAGGTAGTGCAGGCCCGGGACGGCAATGAGGGAATCAGGCTCGCAAGCCAGGTGATTCCGGACATGATCCTGCTGGACATCCAGCTGCCCGGCATGGATGGCTATGAAGTCGCGCAGGCACTCCGCGCTGACCCGGCACTGGCGGAAATCCCTATCGTAGCCGTTACCAGCTATGCCATGGTGGGAGACAGGGAGCGCGCACTCGAAGCAGGGTGCTCCGGCTATGTAGAGAAGCCGATCAACCCCGACACTTTCATTGCTGATATCGAGAAATACCTGCACGGGGCGGAGCAGAAAGGACAGAAGGGGCAATGA